A portion of the Clostridium gelidum genome contains these proteins:
- a CDS encoding enolase C-terminal domain-like protein — MIKTGSPLVADMKVIPVAGYDSMSMTLSGAHAPFFTRNLVILTDNAGNTGIGEIHGGDYTSAALESCIPLVVGKEVGGYRSILNRIHKAASGASRAEGDDGEGIQTLDISKLKFVVKSEWAIECALLDLLGQYLGLPMCELLGEGKQRDKIETLGYLFYVSDKGKAKNLQYLDESNSIDPWFKIRRNEMLTTDKIVEQALALQEKYGFKNFKLKGGVLEGEKEMDAIRALKKQFPSGRINIDPNGAWSLKEAINLCKDMKDILTYVEDPCGPESGYSSREIMCEFKNATNIPVATNMIATDWRQFYHATSLKSVDIVLADPHFWGMNGSVRMAQILNDWGLTWGSHSNNHFDITLTVFAHVAAAAPGRPTALDTHWIWQDGQNLCENTPQIKDGYLEVPKLPGLGIKLNMEKVMAANALYNKLDNHDRDDAMAMQYLIPNWKFDPKKPALVR, encoded by the coding sequence ATGATAAAAACAGGAAGTCCGCTTGTTGCAGATATGAAGGTAATACCTGTAGCAGGATATGATAGTATGTCAATGACCTTAAGTGGTGCACATGCACCATTTTTCACAAGAAATCTTGTAATTTTAACTGATAATGCAGGTAACACTGGAATCGGAGAAATCCATGGTGGAGATTATACATCCGCTGCTTTGGAAAGTTGTATACCGCTAGTTGTTGGTAAGGAGGTAGGAGGATACCGTTCCATTTTAAATAGAATTCACAAAGCAGCAAGCGGTGCTTCAAGAGCAGAAGGCGATGATGGTGAAGGGATTCAAACTCTAGATATTAGCAAGTTAAAGTTTGTTGTTAAGTCTGAATGGGCAATTGAATGTGCTCTATTAGATTTACTTGGGCAGTATCTTGGTCTGCCTATGTGTGAATTATTAGGTGAAGGAAAACAAAGAGATAAGATTGAAACGTTAGGTTATCTTTTTTATGTATCTGATAAAGGAAAAGCAAAAAATCTGCAATACCTAGATGAGAGTAATAGTATAGATCCTTGGTTTAAAATACGTCGTAATGAAATGCTTACCACTGATAAAATTGTAGAACAGGCATTAGCTTTACAAGAAAAGTATGGATTCAAAAACTTTAAGTTAAAAGGCGGTGTTTTGGAAGGCGAGAAAGAAATGGACGCAATCAGAGCGCTTAAAAAGCAGTTCCCGAGTGGAAGAATTAATATTGATCCCAATGGTGCATGGAGCCTTAAGGAAGCTATCAATTTATGTAAAGACATGAAGGATATCCTTACTTATGTTGAAGATCCTTGTGGACCAGAAAGTGGATACAGCAGTCGTGAAATTATGTGTGAGTTTAAGAATGCAACAAATATTCCAGTAGCAACGAATATGATTGCAACGGACTGGAGGCAATTCTATCATGCAACATCACTTAAGTCAGTTGATATTGTACTAGCAGATCCTCATTTCTGGGGCATGAACGGAAGTGTTAGAATGGCACAAATTTTAAATGACTGGGGTCTTACTTGGGGTTCACATTCAAATAATCATTTTGATATTACATTAACTGTATTTGCTCATGTTGCAGCAGCAGCACCGGGCAGGCCAACTGCTCTTGATACACATTGGATATGGCAGGATGGACAGAATCTATGTGAAAACACACCACAAATTAAAGATGGATATCTTGAAGTTCCAAAGTTACCAGGTCTTGGTATAAAATTAAACATGGAAAAAGTAATGGCAGCAAATGCACTTTACAATAAGCTGGATAATCATGACAGAGACGATGCTATGGCTATGCAATATTTAATTCCTAACTGGAAGTTTGACCCTAAAAAGCCCGCTTTAGTAAGATAA
- a CDS encoding methyl-accepting chemotaxis protein: protein MSIKKKLIVALLSASITPLIIFIAISFYFSQNIAAKNAMDDNLKRTELVQEKISALINEHLHGIEMVAKNQSIQSYDQEGIKNVLSYNLKIYKSFDSYVVTKPDGNQLIKVPEGKLANAANRNFFQIAMKGNDEVVSEILESNTTGNLITVLATPIRDPQSGDVTGVLQGTIQLTMLNDFVKDLSENNVNVYILDSEGKLLADANKALGKLEDRDDLSDYDFVKGGLNGNKGSVKVKKDGTDMLVSYARDPKTGWLICAEKPYNLVIKDSVKSSVFTSLIGLALLAFTSIVVYIFIKRGIKPIQMLVSVADSISKGDLSIKNINVKSKDEIGVLSRSFEKMVGNLQELIDNIKVHTVQVSESSRELAEVCDQQSQASTTTAENVNEIADGTLKVNLSIDKITLNIDNLKSRINDVRQKSNTVTMVVDKASNYSESGSKALSQINLSMKNIQESVNNIAKVLDKLGEHSKAIGEITEVIKGISEQTNLLALNAAIEAARAGEQGKGFAVVAEEVRTLAEQSGIAAENVSNLINGMQSETKNVSVVMDKGLNEVDSGSKIIDEANRYFDLIFNSIQEISVNIKEVDESIESMEGDGKEISLNIKTMAELSNNVSAGAQTISATTEEQVASIEEMTASAAELGEMSESLEKLANRFKIK from the coding sequence ATGAGTATAAAAAAGAAACTAATAGTAGCATTACTATCAGCTAGTATTACGCCACTTATAATTTTTATTGCAATTAGTTTTTATTTTTCTCAAAACATTGCTGCAAAAAATGCTATGGATGATAATTTAAAGAGGACAGAACTAGTTCAAGAAAAAATAAGTGCCTTAATTAATGAACATTTACATGGAATTGAGATGGTAGCAAAAAATCAAAGTATTCAATCTTATGATCAGGAAGGAATTAAAAATGTTTTAAGCTACAACTTAAAGATATATAAGAGTTTTGATTCATATGTAGTTACAAAACCAGATGGGAATCAACTTATAAAAGTTCCAGAAGGCAAATTGGCGAATGCAGCAAATCGTAACTTCTTTCAGATTGCAATGAAAGGAAATGATGAAGTTGTTTCAGAGATTCTTGAAAGTAATACTACTGGTAATTTAATAACTGTATTAGCTACTCCAATAAGAGATCCGCAAAGTGGAGATGTAACAGGGGTCCTGCAAGGGACTATTCAACTTACAATGTTAAATGATTTTGTTAAAGATCTTTCAGAAAATAATGTTAATGTTTATATATTAGACAGTGAGGGTAAATTATTAGCAGATGCTAATAAAGCTTTAGGTAAATTAGAGGATAGAGATGATTTAAGTGACTATGACTTTGTAAAAGGTGGTTTGAATGGTAATAAAGGTTCGGTAAAAGTGAAAAAAGATGGAACTGATATGCTTGTTAGTTACGCTAGAGATCCTAAAACTGGCTGGCTGATTTGTGCTGAAAAACCATATAATCTTGTTATAAAAGACAGCGTTAAAAGTTCTGTATTTACATCTTTAATAGGACTTGCATTATTAGCATTTACAAGTATTGTTGTTTACATATTTATAAAGCGTGGAATTAAACCAATACAAATGCTTGTATCAGTCGCTGATAGTATTTCAAAAGGAGATTTAAGCATTAAGAATATTAATGTTAAATCAAAAGATGAAATAGGCGTTTTAAGTAGAAGCTTTGAAAAGATGGTTGGCAATTTACAAGAATTAATTGATAATATTAAAGTACATACAGTTCAAGTTTCTGAATCATCTAGGGAACTTGCAGAAGTATGTGATCAACAATCACAAGCTTCAACTACTACAGCTGAAAATGTTAATGAAATAGCAGATGGAACTTTAAAAGTAAATTTAAGTATAGATAAAATTACTTTAAATATAGATAATTTGAAATCTAGAATTAATGATGTAAGACAAAAATCTAATACAGTTACTATGGTAGTAGATAAAGCATCGAATTATTCAGAAAGTGGAAGCAAAGCATTATCGCAAATTAATTTGAGTATGAAAAATATTCAAGAAAGTGTTAATAATATTGCTAAAGTTTTAGATAAATTAGGTGAACATTCAAAAGCTATAGGAGAAATTACGGAAGTAATAAAAGGGATTTCTGAACAAACAAATCTATTAGCGTTAAATGCAGCTATAGAAGCAGCTCGTGCTGGTGAACAAGGTAAGGGATTTGCAGTTGTAGCTGAAGAAGTTCGTACATTAGCAGAACAGTCAGGAATAGCAGCAGAAAATGTAAGTAATTTGATTAATGGAATGCAAAGTGAGACTAAAAATGTAAGTGTGGTAATGGACAAAGGATTAAATGAAGTTGACAGTGGATCTAAAATAATAGATGAAGCTAATAGATATTTTGATTTAATATTCAATTCTATTCAAGAAATTTCAGTAAATATAAAAGAAGTGGACGAGTCTATAGAGTCTATGGAAGGTGACGGCAAGGAAATATCACTAAATATAAAAACAATGGCTGAACTTTCTAATAATGTAAGTGCTGGAGCACAAACAATTTCTGCTACAACAGAAGAGCAAGTGGCATCAATTGAAGAGATGACTGCATCAGCTGCTGAGTTAGGTGAAATGTCAGAAAGCCTTGAAAAATTGGCAAATAGATTTAAGATTAAGTAA
- a CDS encoding LysR family transcriptional regulator produces MDVKHLEYIIEIAEQKNMTKSAENLFVSQSSLSQYLSRLEAELETPLFNRAKNEMTLTPAGNLYVESAKTVVQIKKKLYHNVKNLSGTGRISIGVTSQWGINMITNIISKYKKAFPNVILEIIEDSVPSIKKYITSGKIDFAIMSVNTLDELLGQYELLREEEVIFAVSDSHNYCLIHKNESKEIATSELEKIFKNDSFILSKKDSTIRNIAETIFKISNFSPDTVCELNSMAAVVKMVSKGVGVAFVPASCAKSNKNITYFSFTPRLYRYNVLAHKANLVLNDSENTLISFIKAYPFVAE; encoded by the coding sequence ATGGATGTTAAACATTTAGAATATATCATAGAAATTGCAGAACAAAAGAATATGACAAAATCAGCAGAGAACCTTTTCGTATCACAATCATCTTTGAGTCAATATCTATCTAGGCTTGAAGCTGAACTTGAAACTCCATTATTTAACAGAGCTAAAAATGAAATGACACTTACCCCCGCTGGAAACCTGTACGTAGAATCCGCAAAAACAGTAGTTCAGATAAAAAAGAAACTGTACCACAATGTAAAAAACCTTTCCGGTACTGGACGCATAAGTATAGGGGTTACCTCCCAATGGGGAATTAATATGATTACAAACATTATTTCAAAATATAAAAAAGCCTTTCCTAATGTTATATTAGAAATAATTGAAGATTCTGTTCCTTCAATAAAAAAATATATAACTTCAGGAAAAATAGATTTTGCTATTATGTCAGTAAATACATTAGATGAACTTCTTGGGCAATATGAACTGCTACGCGAAGAAGAAGTTATTTTCGCAGTGTCGGATTCTCATAATTATTGTCTTATTCACAAAAATGAATCAAAGGAAATTGCTACATCCGAATTAGAGAAAATATTCAAAAATGATAGTTTTATCCTATCAAAAAAAGATTCCACTATTCGCAATATTGCTGAAACCATTTTTAAAATAAGCAATTTTTCTCCAGATACTGTTTGTGAATTAAACAGTATGGCAGCTGTCGTGAAAATGGTTTCAAAAGGGGTTGGCGTTGCATTTGTTCCAGCATCCTGTGCCAAATCTAATAAAAATATCACATATTTTTCCTTTACCCCCAGACTGTATCGCTACAATGTTCTCGCACATAAAGCAAACCTTGTATTAAATGATTCAGAAAATACGCTGATTAGTTTTATTAAAGCTTATCCTTTTGTAGCGGAATAA
- a CDS encoding DASS family sodium-coupled anion symporter, whose product METNNINTKGVVLTPNVKTIPLIISIMVGVTICFIPRPAEIPQNGWHLLAVFMSIIVACAIGATSVGLAAFIGIFVLTFTHIITVQTAFSSYSESLIWLIVCADCLSMGITNTGLGQRIAYNIIKIIGKRTIGAGYALVLCEIILGAFVPSATSRSAGIVLPIAKSLAEGYGSKAEDGTQKKAGEFLLLTALHSNFISSSFFMTASAVNFLAITMAKGLGVDSNISLQTWFLVGLGPCFIGFITIPLIIYFICPPEIKKVDNVKNIMDEKLKELGEIKKSEKIMIVLFITVLLLWMFGSKLNIDSTTVAVLGLVVAISTGIVSWKQFTGKKEIWDLLIWQGSFMMMSSQLNKFGIVDWISGLVKHNISGVSWQIALFIVALAMYYSHYLFASNTVHFTALFSAFLAILISVGAPPIISIILLTNMSALSSGLTHYAVAHGSVFFATGYINQKKWWKVGFIVSISHIIIWYGVGMLWWKLIGLY is encoded by the coding sequence ATGGAAACAAATAATATAAATACAAAAGGAGTTGTGTTGACACCTAATGTGAAAACAATTCCATTAATTATATCAATAATGGTTGGAGTTACAATTTGTTTTATTCCTAGGCCAGCTGAGATACCACAAAATGGATGGCATCTTTTAGCAGTTTTTATGTCAATTATAGTGGCTTGCGCTATAGGTGCGACATCAGTTGGATTAGCAGCATTTATTGGAATTTTTGTGCTGACATTTACGCATATAATTACAGTTCAAACTGCATTTTCATCCTACAGTGAGAGTCTTATTTGGCTTATAGTATGTGCTGATTGTCTTTCAATGGGGATAACTAACACAGGTCTAGGACAAAGAATAGCTTATAACATTATTAAAATAATTGGAAAAAGAACTATAGGAGCTGGGTATGCATTAGTTTTATGTGAAATTATATTAGGTGCGTTTGTTCCAAGTGCAACATCAAGATCTGCAGGTATAGTTTTACCTATTGCTAAGTCTTTAGCAGAAGGATATGGTTCAAAGGCCGAGGATGGCACTCAAAAAAAGGCAGGAGAATTCTTATTGCTAACAGCTTTGCACAGTAACTTTATATCATCTTCATTTTTTATGACAGCTTCAGCAGTGAATTTTTTAGCTATTACTATGGCAAAGGGACTAGGAGTTGATAGCAATATATCGTTACAGACTTGGTTCTTAGTTGGGTTAGGACCTTGTTTTATTGGGTTTATTACAATACCTCTTATTATATACTTTATTTGTCCACCAGAAATAAAAAAAGTGGATAACGTAAAAAATATAATGGATGAAAAGCTAAAAGAATTAGGTGAAATTAAAAAGTCAGAAAAAATAATGATTGTATTATTTATAACAGTACTATTACTATGGATGTTTGGAAGTAAGTTAAATATAGATTCTACAACTGTAGCAGTTTTAGGACTAGTAGTAGCTATTTCTACAGGGATTGTGTCATGGAAGCAGTTTACAGGTAAAAAGGAGATTTGGGATCTATTGATTTGGCAGGGATCTTTTATGATGATGTCAAGTCAATTAAATAAATTTGGTATTGTGGATTGGATAAGTGGTCTAGTTAAGCACAATATTTCTGGAGTATCATGGCAAATAGCATTATTTATAGTTGCATTGGCAATGTATTATTCGCATTATTTATTTGCTAGTAATACAGTTCATTTTACTGCGCTATTTTCAGCTTTTTTAGCTATATTAATAAGTGTTGGAGCTCCACCAATAATATCAATTATATTGCTTACTAATATGTCAGCTTTAAGTTCAGGACTAACTCATTATGCAGTAGCCCATGGAAGCGTATTTTTTGCAACAGGATATATTAATCAGAAAAAGTGGTGGAAGGTAGGATTTATTGTATCAATATCACATATTATAATTTGGTATGGTGTTGGAATGTTATGGTGGAAGTTAATTGGATTATACTAA
- a CDS encoding AEC family transporter, with protein sequence MEIFLHILGNNIIPIFIIIVLGYVISKKFDLSISTLSKLSFYLFVPGFVFYNLYTTNLSFDMLKILLFCVLYLIVNDVISRIISKIRKYDVGMTSAFKNSIMFNNTGNIGVSLVTLIFGSAPYIIDGKTPYLSEALTSQIMILVFMNITMNTIGFYNAGRAKMNVKDSMRQIFTMPSIYAIPLALLLKYFKVDITSTPIWPTLEYVKNGLVPIALISLGVQLSKTKFDFRNVNVNIAVFTRLIIGPIIAVALIHMLGFNTIIAQVLLISYSVPTAVNTALIAVECDNNENFASQEVMVSTILSGITLTSVIYIARILFPV encoded by the coding sequence ATGGAGATTTTTTTACACATATTAGGAAATAATATAATACCTATTTTTATAATAATTGTTTTGGGGTATGTAATAAGCAAAAAGTTTGATTTAAGCATATCTACCCTTAGTAAATTAAGCTTTTACTTATTTGTACCTGGATTTGTATTTTATAATCTTTATACTACTAATTTATCTTTTGATATGCTTAAAATTTTACTTTTTTGTGTATTATATTTAATAGTTAATGATGTAATCTCAAGAATAATTTCTAAAATTCGCAAATATGATGTAGGTATGACAAGTGCATTTAAAAATTCTATAATGTTTAACAATACAGGTAACATAGGAGTATCTCTTGTTACACTTATTTTTGGAAGTGCACCTTATATAATAGATGGTAAGACACCATACTTAAGTGAAGCGCTTACATCTCAAATAATGATTTTGGTGTTTATGAATATTACAATGAATACAATTGGATTTTATAATGCGGGAAGAGCTAAGATGAATGTTAAAGATTCAATGCGTCAAATTTTTACTATGCCATCTATATATGCAATACCTCTTGCACTTTTACTTAAGTATTTTAAAGTTGATATAACCTCAACACCAATATGGCCTACCTTAGAATATGTAAAGAATGGACTTGTACCAATAGCGTTAATATCACTAGGAGTCCAACTTTCAAAAACTAAGTTTGATTTTAGAAATGTTAATGTAAATATAGCAGTTTTTACAAGGCTTATTATAGGGCCTATAATTGCAGTAGCATTAATACATATGCTTGGTTTTAATACAATTATTGCACAGGTACTTCTAATTTCCTACTCAGTACCCACAGCTGTAAATACTGCTTTAATTGCTGTTGAGTGTGATAATAATGAAAATTTTGCATCACAGGAAGTAATGGTGTCAACAATCTTAAGTGGAATTACACTTACATCAGTCATATACATAGCTAGAATTTTATTCCCTGTTTAA
- a CDS encoding LysR family transcriptional regulator — MDLKQLEYMVQIAEEKNITKASEKLFITQSALNQQLLKLEKELGSPLFYRSRTNWRLTEVGEIYINAAKEILGIKKETYNRISDLIDMKNTHLSIGLTPERGISMFASVYPEFHKLHPNVIVEPVELSVRQQEAMINRRELDVGFLTLSDDMQKKDNVYTSILIEDIIVAIPSSHPLAKNGSMYGELLKDIDLELLKEDNFVLISKGSTIREAINPLFQDARFSPKLLFETRSCQTLINMVMKNLCCTILPEHYALDSKDVIYFSLPQKPQLRVVAMHKKGVYLSKATEDFINLASIYWNKLRRENHLN, encoded by the coding sequence ATGGATTTAAAACAATTAGAATATATGGTACAAATTGCAGAAGAAAAAAATATAACAAAAGCATCTGAGAAGCTGTTTATTACTCAATCAGCACTCAATCAGCAATTGTTAAAGTTAGAGAAAGAATTAGGATCCCCATTATTTTATCGATCCAGAACAAACTGGCGCTTAACAGAAGTTGGCGAAATATATATAAATGCTGCTAAAGAAATTCTTGGAATAAAAAAAGAAACATATAATCGCATTAGTGACTTGATAGATATGAAAAATACTCATTTATCTATAGGATTAACACCTGAAAGAGGCATATCTATGTTTGCGTCTGTTTATCCTGAGTTTCATAAACTACACCCAAATGTAATAGTCGAACCAGTTGAATTGAGCGTAAGGCAGCAGGAAGCCATGATTAATCGTAGGGAATTAGATGTTGGATTTTTAACGCTCTCTGATGATATGCAAAAAAAAGATAATGTATATACTTCTATCTTAATAGAAGATATTATAGTTGCCATACCTTCTAGTCATCCATTAGCAAAGAATGGAAGCATGTATGGCGAGTTACTTAAAGATATTGATTTAGAACTACTAAAAGAAGATAATTTCGTGCTAATTTCTAAGGGTAGTACAATTCGAGAGGCTATAAACCCGCTCTTCCAAGATGCTAGATTCTCTCCAAAGTTATTATTTGAGACAAGAAGCTGTCAAACGCTAATTAATATGGTAATGAAAAATTTATGTTGTACTATATTACCAGAACATTATGCACTAGACTCTAAAGATGTTATTTATTTTTCTTTACCACAAAAACCGCAATTAAGAGTCGTTGCTATGCATAAAAAGGGCGTTTATTTAAGTAAAGCTACAGAAGATTTTATTAATTTGGCTTCAATTTATTGGAACAAATTGAGAAGAGAAAATCACCTTAATTAA
- a CDS encoding lactate racemase domain-containing protein: MEPKKGGVVSKLLENVYVPKMFRVRQIFPRPVIKPEEIPEAVRRELYKEKFADKIKPGMNIAVTAGSRGIANVAIITKAITDFITTKGAKPFVVPAMGSHGGATAEGQIEVLNGYGITEEYLGCPIKSSMEVKMIGYTEEGQEVFIDKNAAEADGIVISCRIKPHNAFRGKYESGIMKMMAVGLGKQVGAEHVHSQGMNNIGKNIPLIGNVIIKNAPILFAIPCIENAFDETCKIVGVNKDEIAEEEPKLLQEAFANMPNIIVGECDVLVVDEIGKNYSGTGVDPNITGTFSTKYASGGVKVQRTAMLSLSEESHGNGLGIGLASAITKRIFDKLDLEKMYPNCITSTVLESARIPCVVSSDKEVIQICIRTCVNIDKDNVRIVRIPNSLHIEHIMLSEAYYEEVKNYPNLVIESEPEYLEFDEEGNIF, translated from the coding sequence ATGGAACCTAAAAAAGGTGGAGTAGTATCAAAATTATTAGAAAATGTTTATGTACCAAAGATGTTTAGAGTAAGACAAATTTTTCCTCGTCCTGTTATTAAGCCGGAAGAAATACCAGAAGCAGTAAGAAGAGAATTATATAAAGAAAAGTTTGCTGATAAAATTAAACCAGGGATGAATATTGCAGTTACTGCTGGTAGTAGAGGAATTGCTAATGTAGCCATAATTACTAAGGCAATAACAGACTTTATAACAACTAAAGGAGCTAAACCATTTGTTGTACCTGCAATGGGGAGTCACGGTGGAGCAACTGCAGAGGGGCAAATTGAGGTTTTGAATGGTTATGGAATAACAGAAGAATATTTAGGCTGTCCAATTAAATCTTCTATGGAAGTAAAAATGATTGGATATACAGAAGAAGGTCAAGAAGTATTTATAGATAAAAATGCAGCAGAGGCTGATGGTATTGTTATTTCTTGTAGAATAAAACCACATAATGCATTTAGAGGTAAGTATGAAAGTGGAATAATGAAAATGATGGCTGTAGGTTTAGGAAAACAAGTTGGAGCTGAGCATGTCCACTCGCAAGGAATGAATAATATTGGAAAAAATATACCTCTCATCGGAAATGTAATTATTAAAAATGCACCAATTCTTTTTGCAATACCGTGTATAGAAAATGCATTCGATGAAACTTGTAAGATCGTAGGAGTTAATAAAGACGAGATTGCAGAAGAAGAGCCTAAATTACTTCAGGAAGCCTTTGCCAACATGCCTAATATTATAGTTGGAGAATGTGATGTACTTGTGGTTGATGAAATAGGAAAGAATTATAGTGGTACAGGTGTAGATCCTAATATTACAGGAACCTTTTCTACTAAATATGCTTCGGGTGGTGTAAAGGTACAAAGAACTGCAATGTTGAGTTTAAGTGAAGAATCTCATGGAAATGGCCTTGGTATAGGACTTGCAAGTGCTATAACAAAAAGGATATTTGATAAATTAGACTTAGAAAAAATGTATCCTAATTGTATTACTAGTACAGTGCTAGAATCAGCAAGAATTCCCTGTGTTGTATCTAGTGATAAAGAAGTGATACAGATTTGCATTAGAACATGCGTAAACATTGATAAAGATAATGTGAGAATAGTAAGAATACCTAACAGCTTACATATAGAACACATAATGTTATCTGAAGCTTATTATGAGGAAGTGAAAAATTATCCTAACTTAGTTATAGAAAGTGAGCCAGAGTATTTAGAATTTGATGAAGAAGGAAATATATTTTAG
- the garD gene encoding galactarate dehydratase, translated as MGIQTFIKINDLDNVAIAVNAISAGTEVMAGILANQDIPQGHKIALCDIPKGGKIIRYGIVLGYALNSIKKGDWINEKMLELPVPPSLDEMKFATNIVTDLPEAPIKTFEGYRNPNGGYAGTRNILGISTTVQCVTGVLNVAVKKMKKELLPKYPNVDDIVPINHAYGCGVAINAPEAIIPIRALQNLVKHPNFGGEVMVVALGCEKLTVEMLLDEADISPENVIVLQEQKGMDAMINVLMDMADKKLDKLNQRKRETLPLSDLCIGMQCGGSDAFSGVTANPSAGYASDMLVQAGATVMFSEVTEVRDGVHIIGERCINEEVGKKLAAEMKWYDNYLKNGQVDRSANPTPGNKKGGLSNIVEKAMGSIAKSGTSPIVEVLSPAERPTKKGLIYAATPASDIVCGPSQLASGIALQVFMTGRGTPYGLAAVPVIKVCSRNDMKDMWQDLIDINAGPIATGDSTIQEIGTELFNKIIDVASGREKSFAEKYELYNDLCIFNPAPIT; from the coding sequence ATGGGTATACAAACTTTTATTAAGATTAATGATCTAGATAATGTTGCAATTGCTGTTAATGCAATTTCTGCAGGAACAGAAGTTATGGCTGGTATATTAGCAAATCAAGATATTCCACAAGGCCATAAAATTGCGCTATGTGATATTCCTAAAGGTGGAAAAATTATCCGTTATGGAATCGTTTTAGGATATGCTCTTAACTCAATAAAAAAAGGTGACTGGATTAATGAGAAGATGTTAGAACTTCCAGTACCACCTTCTTTAGACGAAATGAAATTTGCAACAAATATTGTTACAGATCTTCCGGAGGCGCCAATCAAAACATTTGAAGGCTATAGAAATCCTAATGGTGGCTATGCTGGTACTAGAAATATCTTAGGCATAAGTACAACTGTTCAATGTGTAACTGGGGTTTTAAATGTAGCTGTAAAGAAAATGAAGAAAGAATTACTTCCTAAATATCCGAATGTAGATGATATAGTACCGATTAATCATGCTTATGGATGTGGAGTTGCAATTAATGCACCTGAAGCAATAATTCCAATTAGAGCGCTTCAAAATCTTGTAAAGCATCCTAATTTTGGTGGTGAAGTAATGGTTGTTGCATTGGGCTGTGAGAAGTTAACAGTAGAAATGTTATTAGATGAAGCTGACATAAGTCCTGAAAATGTTATTGTTCTTCAAGAACAAAAAGGAATGGACGCTATGATAAATGTATTGATGGATATGGCTGATAAAAAACTAGATAAATTAAATCAAAGAAAAAGAGAGACACTTCCATTATCAGATCTTTGTATTGGAATGCAATGTGGTGGTAGTGATGCTTTCTCTGGTGTTACAGCAAACCCAAGTGCGGGATATGCATCTGATATGTTAGTTCAAGCAGGAGCTACAGTAATGTTTTCAGAAGTTACTGAAGTTCGTGATGGTGTTCATATTATTGGCGAACGCTGCATAAACGAGGAAGTAGGTAAAAAATTAGCAGCTGAAATGAAATGGTATGATAATTACCTAAAAAATGGACAAGTTGATCGTAGCGCTAATCCAACTCCAGGCAATAAAAAAGGAGGGTTATCTAACATTGTAGAGAAAGCTATGGGTTCTATTGCAAAATCAGGAACTTCTCCAATAGTAGAAGTTTTATCACCAGCAGAAAGACCTACTAAAAAAGGTCTTATATATGCAGCAACACCTGCTAGTGATATTGTATGTGGGCCATCTCAACTAGCATCAGGTATTGCGCTTCAAGTATTTATGACAGGACGAGGTACACCTTATGGTTTAGCAGCTGTTCCTGTAATTAAAGTATGCTCTAGAAATGATATGAAAGATATGTGGCAAGATTTAATCGATATAAATGCTGGACCTATAGCAACAGGAGATTCCACTATTCAAGAAATTGGAACTGAACTATTTAATAAAATTATAGATGTTGCTAGTGGAAGAGAAAAATCTTTTGCTGAAAAATATGAATTGTATAACGATTTATGTATTTTTAATCCAGCTCCAATTACTTAA